A single Bacillus sp. OxB-1 DNA region contains:
- a CDS encoding electron transfer flavoprotein subunit beta/FixA family protein, with protein sequence MNIYVLVKRTFDTEEKITVTNGKIAEDGAEFIINPYDEYAIEEAIQLRDAHEGEVTVITIGDEEAEKQLRTALAMGADKAVLINTEDDLDEMDEYTVAKILAEYLKDKDADIILAGNVAIDGGSGQVGPRVAELLGINYVTTITELSVDGTSVKIVRDVEGDSETIETSLPLLVTAQQGLNEPRYPSLPGIMKAKKKPLDELELDDLDIDEDDVEPKTETVEIFLPPQKAAGRVLEGDVADQVKELVNLLRTEAKVI encoded by the coding sequence ATGAACATTTATGTACTAGTGAAACGGACATTTGATACGGAGGAAAAGATAACGGTTACAAACGGTAAAATCGCGGAAGACGGGGCAGAATTCATCATCAACCCGTACGACGAATATGCCATTGAGGAAGCGATCCAGCTTCGGGACGCCCACGAAGGGGAAGTGACAGTCATCACGATCGGCGACGAAGAAGCGGAAAAGCAACTTCGTACAGCGCTTGCGATGGGCGCAGACAAAGCGGTCCTCATCAATACAGAAGACGATCTGGATGAAATGGACGAGTATACGGTCGCTAAAATCCTGGCGGAATACTTGAAAGACAAGGATGCCGACATCATCCTCGCAGGAAACGTCGCAATCGACGGCGGCTCCGGCCAAGTCGGCCCGCGTGTCGCGGAACTTCTCGGCATCAATTACGTGACGACGATCACGGAATTGAGCGTCGATGGTACATCCGTCAAAATCGTGCGTGACGTCGAAGGGGACTCGGAAACAATCGAGACGTCCCTACCATTGCTTGTGACGGCACAACAAGGTTTGAACGAGCCGCGTTACCCATCCTTGCCAGGCATCATGAAGGCGAAGAAGAAGCCGCTGGATGAATTGGAGCTCGACGATCTCGATATCGACGAGGATGACGTGGAGCCGAAAACGGAAACCGTCGAAATCTTCCTGCCGCCGCAAAAGGCTGCGGGCCGTGTATTGGAAGGCGATGTAGCCGATCAGGTGAAGGAGCTTGTCAACTTGCTCCGCACAGAAGCGAAAGTGATCTGA
- a CDS encoding enoyl-CoA hydratase, with protein sequence MEFLTVKKEEGVAVVTINRPPANALSRALILEVDSLLDLVEGDDSIRVIVMHGEGRFFSAGADIKEFTEVTSGEEFSRLAASGQQVFERLERFKKPVIAAIHGAALGGGLELAMGCHMRTVSEKAKLGLPELQLGLIPGFAGSQRLPRYVGMAKAAEMLLTSEPIIGTEAVRLGLANHAFPEEELLPKTIELAKKMVNKSPVAVKAAIEMLQYTKHASYDEGIKAEAASFGEVFVSEDAKEGISAFLEKRQPVFVGK encoded by the coding sequence ATGGAATTTCTTACTGTGAAAAAAGAAGAAGGTGTTGCAGTCGTTACGATCAACAGACCGCCTGCAAACGCACTTTCCCGTGCACTTATACTAGAAGTAGATTCATTGCTGGACCTGGTGGAAGGCGATGACTCGATCCGGGTAATCGTAATGCATGGGGAAGGCAGATTCTTCTCTGCGGGGGCAGATATTAAGGAGTTCACAGAGGTCACGTCCGGAGAGGAATTCTCCAGGTTGGCGGCTAGCGGACAACAGGTGTTTGAGCGGCTGGAACGATTCAAAAAGCCGGTGATAGCCGCAATCCACGGCGCCGCACTCGGCGGAGGTCTGGAGTTGGCGATGGGATGCCATATGCGGACCGTTTCCGAAAAAGCGAAACTGGGCCTACCCGAATTGCAATTGGGGTTGATACCGGGGTTTGCGGGTTCGCAGCGCCTGCCTCGCTATGTCGGTATGGCAAAAGCCGCGGAGATGCTGTTGACGAGCGAACCGATCATTGGCACGGAAGCTGTTCGACTCGGACTCGCCAACCATGCTTTCCCGGAAGAGGAATTGCTTCCTAAAACAATTGAATTAGCTAAAAAAATGGTGAACAAAAGCCCGGTAGCGGTCAAAGCTGCCATCGAAATGCTTCAATATACGAAGCATGCAAGCTACGACGAGGGCATAAAAGCGGAAGCCGCTTCCTTCGGCGAAGTTTTCGTATCCGAAGATGCAAAAGAGGGAATCTCAGCATTCCTTGAAAAACGCCAACCAGTTTTTGTTGGAAAATAA
- a CDS encoding TetR/AcrR family transcriptional regulator — MKRDKPKYKQIVDAAVIVIAENGYHQAQVSKIAKEAGVADGTIYLYFKNKEDILINVFREKMAIFINELEEILKRNHTVSELLYALIENHFRILHEDRHLAIVTQLELRQSNKELRTRINNVLREYLALLDQILKKGIENGELDADLDIRLARQMVFGTMDETLTTWVINDQKYDLMELSPKVHKLIMHGLSR; from the coding sequence TTGAAAAGGGACAAGCCTAAATATAAACAAATAGTGGACGCTGCAGTCATCGTCATTGCAGAAAACGGATACCACCAGGCGCAGGTTTCGAAAATTGCAAAAGAGGCCGGTGTGGCGGACGGAACCATCTATCTTTATTTCAAAAACAAGGAAGATATCCTTATCAATGTATTCCGTGAAAAGATGGCGATCTTCATCAACGAACTGGAAGAAATCCTGAAACGGAATCATACCGTATCGGAATTGTTATATGCGTTGATCGAAAACCATTTCCGGATTCTCCATGAAGACCGGCATTTGGCAATCGTCACCCAGCTGGAACTTCGACAATCGAACAAAGAATTGCGCACGCGCATCAATAACGTGTTAAGGGAGTATTTGGCATTGCTTGATCAGATCTTGAAAAAAGGGATTGAAAATGGTGAGTTGGATGCCGACCTCGATATAAGGCTCGCCCGGCAGATGGTGTTTGGGACAATGGATGAAACGTTGACGACTTGGGTCATCAATGATCAGAAATATGATTTGATGGAATTGTCACCAAAAGTACATAAATTAATCATGCATGGGTTGAGTAGGTAA
- a CDS encoding AMP-binding protein: MSAKPWLDLYPPEISKTLEYERVPIQDYLTRAGTKYPDKVAIHFLGKEITYKEFYESSLKFANYLKTLGVEKGDRVAIMLPNCPQSAIAYFGILYAGGIVVQTNPLYTERELEYQMKDSGAKAIISLDILFPRISKIRKNTQLEHVVITGIKDYLPFPKNLIYPFIQKKEHGVQVKVEHRGMNHLFTEIMKSAQPEKISYPFDYDEDVALLQYTGGTTGPPKGVMLTHANLTSNVRMCDEWLYDCEEGKEVVMGIIPFFHVYGMTTVLVLTVMLSNKMVLIPKFDFESALKAIDKQKPTLFPGAPTIYIGLLNHPDIAKYDLSSIRACISGSAALPIEVQEKFERITGGKLVEGYGLTETSPVTHANFVWAKNRVKGSIGVPWPDTDAIILGPESTEPLPNGEIGEIAIKGPQVMKGYWNRPEDTEQTFRDGWLLTGDLGYMDDEGNFYVVDRKKDMIIASGFNIYPREIEEVLYEHQDVQECVIAGVPDPYRGETVKAYIVLKEGSSVTEKELDDYCRANLAAFKVPRIYEFRDELPKTAVGKILRRVLVDEEKKKAQTETLPS, encoded by the coding sequence ATGTCTGCAAAACCTTGGCTGGATTTATATCCGCCCGAAATCTCAAAGACGTTGGAGTACGAAAGGGTTCCCATCCAAGATTATCTGACTCGTGCCGGAACAAAGTATCCTGATAAAGTTGCAATTCATTTTCTGGGGAAGGAAATTACGTACAAGGAATTTTACGAATCTTCCTTGAAATTCGCCAATTATTTAAAAACGCTCGGAGTCGAGAAGGGGGATCGGGTGGCGATTATGCTGCCGAATTGCCCTCAGAGTGCCATCGCTTATTTCGGCATTTTATACGCCGGTGGGATTGTCGTGCAGACCAATCCGCTTTACACGGAACGGGAGCTGGAGTATCAGATGAAGGACTCGGGTGCTAAAGCGATCATATCACTGGACATCCTTTTTCCTCGCATCTCGAAAATCCGGAAAAATACCCAATTGGAGCATGTCGTCATCACCGGGATAAAAGACTATTTGCCATTCCCGAAAAATTTAATCTACCCATTCATCCAGAAAAAGGAGCATGGCGTCCAAGTGAAGGTGGAACATCGGGGAATGAACCATCTATTCACAGAAATCATGAAATCGGCCCAACCCGAAAAAATAAGCTACCCTTTTGACTATGATGAAGATGTCGCCTTGCTGCAGTACACCGGTGGAACGACAGGCCCACCGAAAGGAGTCATGCTTACCCACGCCAACCTGACGTCGAACGTGAGGATGTGTGATGAATGGCTCTATGATTGCGAGGAAGGAAAAGAAGTGGTGATGGGAATCATTCCGTTCTTTCATGTGTACGGCATGACGACCGTATTGGTCTTAACCGTGATGCTCAGCAATAAAATGGTCCTGATCCCTAAATTTGATTTTGAATCGGCATTGAAGGCGATTGATAAGCAGAAACCGACTCTCTTTCCAGGAGCACCGACGATTTACATCGGCTTGCTGAATCATCCCGATATCGCAAAATATGATCTTTCCTCCATCAGAGCTTGTATTAGCGGATCGGCCGCATTGCCAATAGAGGTTCAGGAGAAGTTTGAACGGATTACAGGCGGAAAGCTCGTTGAAGGATATGGATTGACGGAAACGTCCCCGGTCACCCATGCCAATTTCGTCTGGGCGAAGAATCGGGTGAAAGGGTCGATCGGCGTCCCCTGGCCAGACACGGATGCGATCATCTTAGGGCCTGAGTCTACGGAACCATTGCCAAATGGAGAAATCGGCGAGATTGCCATCAAGGGCCCTCAAGTGATGAAGGGATACTGGAATAGACCGGAAGATACGGAGCAAACTTTCCGGGATGGCTGGTTGTTGACAGGTGATCTCGGTTACATGGATGACGAAGGCAATTTCTACGTAGTCGATCGGAAAAAGGATATGATCATTGCCAGCGGTTTTAATATTTATCCACGAGAAATCGAAGAAGTGCTTTATGAACACCAAGATGTCCAAGAATGTGTCATTGCGGGCGTGCCCGATCCATACCGCGGAGAAACTGTCAAAGCATACATCGTGTTGAAAGAAGGAAGTTCGGTGACGGAAAAAGAATTGGATGACTATTGCCGAGCAAACCTTGCAGCCTTTAAAGTTCCAAGGATTTATGAATTCCGTGATGAATTGCCAAAGACGGCAGTCGGGAAAATCTTGCGAAGAGTTCTTGTGGATGAAGAGAAAAAGAAAGCCCAAACAGAAACGCTCCCTTCATAA
- a CDS encoding DUF350 domain-containing protein, giving the protein MGKEGFWGHPLVETAGYFSVVVLCLIVSMVLFELVTKYKNWEEIRKGNVAVALATGGKIFGVANIFRYSIEQHNTLPQMIGWGLFGFILLVFAYILFEFLTPKFNIDKEIEADNRSVGFISLTISVGLSFVIGASIS; this is encoded by the coding sequence ATGGGGAAAGAAGGGTTTTGGGGTCACCCGTTAGTGGAAACGGCAGGATACTTCAGTGTCGTCGTCTTGTGCTTGATCGTTTCCATGGTGTTATTTGAACTTGTAACGAAGTATAAAAATTGGGAGGAAATCCGGAAAGGGAATGTTGCGGTCGCATTGGCGACAGGCGGCAAGATATTCGGCGTGGCCAATATATTCAGGTATTCGATTGAACAGCATAATACATTGCCCCAGATGATCGGGTGGGGACTTTTCGGTTTTATCTTGCTGGTCTTCGCTTATATCCTTTTCGAGTTCCTCACACCGAAATTCAATATCGACAAGGAAATCGAAGCAGACAACCGATCAGTCGGCTTCATCTCTTTGACTATCTCTGTCGGGTTGTCGTTCGTCATCGGGGCGAGTATATCGTAG
- a CDS encoding endonuclease MutS2 encodes MESRVLKTLEFDKIKEIVSAYCTSSAGRSLMEQLVPVTVYEEVVRLLEETDEALAILRVRGNVPMGGIHDVRPHAKRAQLDGMLSSHELMEIANTIRASRILRQFIESVETDEDINIPHFIAKKEAFPILTGLEHEINAAIDDNGHVLDSASSQLRSIRQGLRIQEGRVRDRLESYTRGRNAAKMLSDSIVTIRNDRYVIPVKAEYRSHFGGVVHDMSSSGQTLFIEPDAVVQANNEIRRLKMQEQEEIEKILLELSAKVQEVAHDLFVLVGFLSEIDVILAKAKYGKEHKCTKPEVNNEGYIRLTKARHPLLPIEKAVANTIEFGKEITTIVITGPNTGGKTVTLKTVGLCTLMAQAGLPIPALDGSEVAVFDSVYADIGDEQSIEQSLSTFSSHMVNIVSILKKFDDRSLILFDELGSGTDPQEGAALAISILDEVHGRGARVMATTHYPELKAYSYNRPGVTNASVEFDIDTLSPTYRLLIGVPGRSNAFEISKRLGLQERIIDRAKTFTGTDRGEVESMIASLESSRVQSEKDAEETHEILIETERLKQELEQKLAEFDEMKERLVENAKEKAKKIVEDARQESEAVISDLRALRLNAGASVKEHELIDARKRLEEAAPADRKKKAVKAKAAPRPLQPGDEVKVLSYGQKGTLLEKVSDTEWVVQIGILKMKLDQSGLEYVKPEKEKQPAVSASVRGRDSYVKLELDLRGERYEDAIMRTEKYLDDALLSNYHQVSIIHGKGTGALMQGVQQFLKKHPRVKSYRFGEAGEGGHGVTVVELK; translated from the coding sequence TTGGAAAGCCGTGTCTTAAAAACACTTGAATTTGATAAAATCAAAGAAATCGTGTCTGCATATTGTACGTCTTCCGCGGGGCGGTCCCTGATGGAGCAATTGGTTCCCGTCACTGTTTATGAAGAGGTGGTCCGCCTCCTCGAAGAAACGGATGAAGCCCTCGCCATCCTTCGAGTCCGCGGCAATGTGCCGATGGGAGGAATCCACGATGTCCGGCCGCATGCCAAACGAGCGCAATTGGACGGAATGCTGAGCAGCCACGAACTGATGGAAATTGCCAATACGATCCGGGCAAGCCGGATTTTGCGGCAATTCATCGAGTCGGTCGAGACGGATGAAGATATCAATATCCCGCATTTCATTGCCAAAAAAGAGGCGTTTCCGATTTTGACCGGCTTGGAACATGAAATCAATGCGGCGATCGATGATAACGGTCATGTCCTGGATAGTGCTTCTAGCCAGCTCCGCTCGATTCGTCAAGGACTTCGGATCCAGGAAGGGCGGGTCCGTGATCGGTTGGAAAGTTATACACGGGGGCGGAATGCTGCCAAGATGTTGTCCGATTCGATTGTGACGATCCGGAATGATCGGTATGTCATCCCGGTGAAGGCCGAGTATCGGTCACATTTCGGAGGAGTCGTCCACGATATGTCGTCATCGGGGCAGACGTTGTTCATCGAACCGGATGCGGTCGTTCAGGCGAATAACGAGATCCGGCGTCTGAAAATGCAGGAGCAGGAGGAGATTGAAAAAATCCTCTTGGAGCTTTCCGCCAAAGTGCAGGAAGTCGCCCATGACCTCTTTGTCCTCGTTGGATTTTTGTCGGAAATCGATGTGATTCTTGCAAAAGCAAAGTACGGAAAAGAGCATAAATGCACGAAGCCGGAAGTGAACAATGAAGGCTATATCCGTTTGACGAAAGCAAGACATCCGCTCCTGCCGATCGAAAAAGCGGTCGCCAATACGATTGAGTTCGGCAAAGAGATTACGACAATCGTCATCACGGGGCCGAATACGGGCGGGAAGACGGTCACGTTGAAGACAGTCGGCTTGTGCACATTGATGGCGCAAGCGGGATTGCCGATTCCCGCGCTCGACGGTTCGGAAGTTGCCGTCTTCGATTCGGTGTACGCCGATATCGGGGACGAGCAGTCGATCGAGCAAAGCCTAAGTACGTTCTCTTCCCATATGGTGAACATCGTTTCCATCTTGAAAAAGTTCGATGATCGCTCGCTCATCCTCTTTGACGAGCTTGGATCGGGGACAGATCCTCAAGAAGGGGCGGCGCTGGCCATTTCCATTTTGGATGAAGTCCATGGCCGCGGCGCGAGAGTGATGGCGACCACCCATTACCCTGAATTAAAAGCATACAGCTATAACCGGCCGGGTGTGACGAATGCCAGTGTTGAGTTTGATATTGATACGCTTAGTCCGACTTATCGCTTGCTGATAGGTGTCCCGGGGCGGAGCAACGCTTTCGAAATCTCGAAACGGCTTGGCTTGCAAGAGAGGATCATCGACCGGGCGAAGACTTTCACAGGCACTGATCGTGGTGAGGTCGAATCGATGATCGCATCGTTGGAATCAAGCCGTGTTCAATCGGAGAAGGATGCCGAGGAGACACATGAGATTTTAATTGAAACGGAACGGTTGAAACAGGAACTGGAACAAAAATTGGCTGAGTTCGACGAGATGAAAGAACGCTTAGTGGAAAATGCGAAAGAGAAAGCGAAAAAAATCGTGGAGGACGCTAGACAGGAGTCCGAAGCGGTCATCTCCGACTTGCGCGCACTCCGGCTCAATGCCGGAGCGAGCGTCAAAGAACATGAGCTGATCGATGCGCGCAAGCGATTGGAAGAGGCAGCTCCAGCAGACCGCAAGAAGAAGGCGGTCAAAGCGAAAGCCGCCCCACGTCCATTACAACCGGGGGATGAAGTGAAAGTCCTCAGTTACGGGCAGAAAGGGACGCTCCTTGAGAAAGTGTCCGACACCGAGTGGGTCGTCCAAATCGGAATCTTGAAGATGAAACTCGATCAGTCCGGCTTGGAATATGTCAAACCGGAGAAAGAGAAGCAGCCGGCGGTCTCCGCTTCCGTCAGAGGTCGGGATTCCTATGTCAAATTGGAACTCGACCTGCGGGGAGAACGGTACGAAGATGCTATCATGCGGACGGAGAAGTATTTGGACGATGCCCTTTTATCCAACTATCACCAAGTCTCTATCATCCATGGAAAAGGGACAGGCGCCTTGATGCAAGGTGTCCAGCAATTCCTGAAAAAGCATCCACGTGTGAAAAGTTACCGTTTCGGCGAAGCGGGGGAAGGCGGTCATGGTGTCACAGTCGTGGAATTAAAATGA
- the polX gene encoding DNA polymerase/3'-5' exonuclease PolX, giving the protein MNKKTIIRTFEKIALYMELLGENHFKVAAFRKAANVLELDPRSLSEMDDILKLKGIGKGTGAVITDLMEKGESDLLLELEETVPRGLIPLLKIPGLGGKRIAKLREAIGIDSVETLREACLANEVSKVPGFGKKTEENILAEIELLGTRKGAFPIWQMETVVSYLEDILQNVDEISRFSVAGSYRRTEETSSDVDFIIVTTEPTAVREKLLASLPVESVIAAGDSKLSVTLELEDAIDADFRFVTSEQFASAVHHFTGSKDHNVKMRQLAKAQGLKISEYGVEDEEGSVKTFETEEQFFAYFGLPFIPPTVRKDGKEIERVEELEGLIRLEDIRSDLHMHTTWSDGGYSIREMVEACRAKGYSHMVITDHSQYLKVANGLTPDRLREQIAEMRSLNDEYEDIEIFCGTEMDILPDATLDFDDDLLKELDFVIASIHSNFNQPQEQIMERLHSAIRNPHVDMIAHPTGRIIGKRDGYDPDVPQLIEWAKEYGKVLELNANPYRLDLATDHLVMAQDLGVPIAINTDAHAIDQLRFMEVGVKYGQKAWLKKETVINTWPLEKFIRDIVRK; this is encoded by the coding sequence TTGAATAAAAAAACAATCATCCGGACATTTGAAAAAATCGCTTTATATATGGAGCTGTTGGGGGAAAATCATTTTAAAGTGGCGGCCTTCCGGAAAGCGGCCAATGTGTTGGAATTGGACCCGCGCAGCCTATCCGAAATGGACGATATACTTAAATTGAAAGGGATCGGGAAAGGAACGGGAGCGGTCATTACGGACTTGATGGAAAAAGGGGAGTCCGACTTGCTGCTGGAGTTGGAAGAGACCGTTCCGCGCGGGTTGATTCCTTTATTGAAAATCCCGGGATTGGGTGGTAAACGGATTGCGAAATTACGCGAAGCGATCGGAATCGATTCGGTGGAAACGCTGCGGGAAGCTTGCCTGGCCAATGAAGTGAGCAAGGTTCCGGGGTTCGGCAAGAAGACCGAAGAGAACATCCTGGCGGAAATCGAGCTGCTGGGTACCCGGAAAGGAGCCTTCCCGATTTGGCAAATGGAAACAGTTGTTTCCTACTTGGAAGATATTCTGCAAAACGTGGACGAAATTTCCCGGTTCTCCGTCGCAGGCAGTTACCGACGGACGGAAGAGACTAGCAGCGATGTCGACTTCATCATCGTGACGACGGAACCGACTGCCGTTCGAGAAAAGCTGCTCGCATCATTGCCGGTCGAGTCCGTGATTGCCGCGGGGGATTCCAAGCTGTCGGTGACGCTGGAGCTGGAAGATGCCATCGATGCCGACTTCCGGTTCGTGACGTCGGAGCAATTCGCTTCAGCAGTCCATCATTTCACCGGTTCCAAAGATCATAACGTGAAAATGCGTCAACTGGCAAAAGCGCAAGGCTTGAAAATCAGCGAATATGGCGTGGAAGATGAGGAAGGCTCTGTGAAGACGTTCGAAACGGAGGAGCAGTTCTTTGCGTATTTCGGCTTGCCTTTCATTCCTCCAACGGTGCGGAAAGACGGGAAAGAAATAGAACGGGTTGAGGAATTGGAAGGGTTGATTCGCCTGGAAGATATCCGTTCCGACCTCCATATGCATACGACATGGTCCGATGGAGGATATTCGATCCGCGAAATGGTCGAGGCGTGCCGGGCGAAGGGCTACAGTCACATGGTCATCACCGACCATTCACAATATTTGAAAGTGGCGAATGGCCTGACACCGGACCGGCTCCGGGAGCAGATCGCGGAGATGCGGTCGCTCAATGACGAATACGAAGACATCGAAATCTTTTGCGGGACGGAAATGGATATCCTGCCGGATGCAACCCTCGATTTTGACGATGACTTGCTGAAAGAGCTCGATTTCGTCATCGCTTCCATCCATTCGAATTTCAATCAACCGCAGGAGCAGATCATGGAACGTCTACATTCTGCCATCCGCAACCCTCATGTCGATATGATTGCGCATCCGACGGGCCGCATTATCGGCAAACGGGATGGCTATGACCCGGATGTGCCCCAATTGATCGAATGGGCGAAGGAATACGGGAAGGTCCTGGAACTGAATGCCAACCCTTACCGGCTGGATCTGGCGACAGACCATTTAGTCATGGCCCAAGACCTTGGCGTGCCGATTGCCATCAATACGGATGCGCATGCCATCGACCAATTACGGTTCATGGAAGTCGGTGTGAAATATGGCCAAAAAGCATGGTTGAAAAAAGAGACGGTCATCAACACATGGCCGTTGGAGAAATTCATCCGCGATATCGTGCGGAAATGA
- a CDS encoding CvpA family protein, whose amino-acid sequence MLDLLIIFLLLGGLITGFRRGLIVQVIHMTGFIIALVVAYKYYKQLADKFVLWVPYPGVTAGSKLSLTVEQLDLDQTFYRLLAFVIIFLAVKFILQLLASMLDFLKYLPVLGFASRLGGAALGFVEFYILIFLVLYVLVLLPIDLIQSFVGKSLLADAMFEHTPLLSETVKKWWYIYMK is encoded by the coding sequence ATGTTAGATTTACTCATCATATTCCTCCTGTTAGGAGGTCTGATCACCGGGTTCCGCAGGGGACTGATCGTACAGGTTATACATATGACGGGCTTCATCATCGCTCTCGTCGTCGCTTACAAGTACTATAAACAGCTGGCGGATAAGTTCGTCTTGTGGGTTCCCTATCCAGGGGTGACCGCGGGGTCGAAACTATCATTGACGGTAGAGCAATTGGATCTCGATCAAACTTTTTACAGATTGCTTGCTTTTGTCATCATCTTTCTTGCCGTGAAATTCATCTTGCAGCTGCTTGCCTCGATGTTGGACTTTTTGAAATATTTGCCGGTGCTTGGGTTTGCTTCCCGGCTAGGCGGGGCGGCACTTGGCTTTGTCGAGTTCTACATCCTCATTTTCCTAGTGTTGTATGTCCTAGTGCTGCTGCCGATTGATTTGATCCAGAGCTTCGTAGGCAAATCCCTCTTAGCCGATGCCATGTTCGAGCATACGCCGCTATTATCGGAGACAGTAAAAAAATGGTGGTACATTTATATGAAATAA
- the zapA gene encoding cell division protein ZapA, translating to MADDKKTRIAVEIYGQTYKIVGTETSSHMRLVASLVDDKMREVSERNPYLDSAKIAVLTAVNTVHDYLKLKERLEQVEEELNKLKG from the coding sequence TTGGCAGACGATAAAAAGACGCGCATTGCGGTTGAAATATACGGGCAGACATACAAGATCGTCGGGACTGAAACAAGCAGCCATATGCGGTTGGTCGCCTCGCTCGTCGATGACAAAATGCGAGAGGTCAGTGAACGCAATCCCTATCTCGACAGTGCCAAAATTGCTGTGCTGACCGCCGTAAACACCGTACATGACTATCTGAAACTGAAAGAACGATTGGAACAAGTTGAAGAAGAATTGAATAAGTTGAAGGGTTGA
- the rnhC gene encoding ribonuclease HIII: MSNSVIVLDENGLKRLADHYAAKKVMRNAPGVVFAAKLPDAAITAYKSGKVLFQGAGAEREAALWGTADVNVAGGKPKTKGDALPERLASASVLGSDETGTGDFFGPVTVAACFVRADQIELVRELGVKDSKQLNDDWMRKIAPDLQVTLTHSVLTLPNDKYNDVQARGWSQGKIKALLHNQALKHVLRKMDGERPDYILIDQFAERGIYYNHLKAENEIVRENVLFSTKAENLHVAVAAASIIARVAFLEEMDRLSAQAGMTLPKGAGPKVDQVAATILWKHGEEKLKSMTKWHFANAQKAKAIVSKKKM; this comes from the coding sequence ATGAGCAATTCGGTAATTGTACTGGATGAGAATGGTTTAAAACGGTTGGCAGATCATTATGCAGCCAAGAAAGTCATGCGCAACGCGCCGGGGGTAGTATTTGCGGCAAAATTGCCAGATGCTGCAATTACGGCGTATAAATCGGGAAAGGTGCTGTTTCAAGGCGCAGGTGCAGAGCGCGAGGCGGCTTTGTGGGGTACAGCAGATGTGAACGTGGCGGGCGGGAAGCCGAAAACGAAAGGTGATGCGCTCCCCGAACGATTGGCGTCGGCTTCTGTCCTCGGGTCCGATGAAACCGGAACGGGTGACTTCTTCGGACCTGTCACGGTGGCTGCTTGTTTCGTCCGAGCCGACCAGATCGAACTGGTGCGTGAATTGGGAGTCAAAGATTCCAAGCAATTGAACGACGACTGGATGCGGAAAATCGCACCGGACCTTCAGGTAACCTTGACCCACAGTGTCTTGACGCTGCCGAACGACAAGTACAATGACGTGCAAGCCCGTGGCTGGTCGCAAGGAAAGATCAAAGCGCTACTTCATAATCAAGCGCTCAAGCATGTTCTGCGGAAAATGGATGGCGAACGACCGGACTATATTTTGATCGACCAGTTTGCGGAACGGGGAATTTATTATAATCATCTCAAAGCAGAAAATGAAATTGTACGGGAGAACGTCCTGTTTTCCACGAAAGCGGAGAACCTCCATGTTGCGGTAGCCGCTGCCTCGATCATCGCAAGGGTCGCTTTTTTGGAAGAGATGGACCGTTTGAGCGCGCAGGCTGGCATGACGTTGCCGAAAGGGGCGGGCCCGAAAGTGGATCAAGTCGCCGCGACGATTCTCTGGAAGCACGGCGAGGAAAAGCTGAAATCGATGACTAAATGGCATTTCGCCAATGCACAAAAAGCAAAAGCAATTGTCAGCAAGAAAAAAATGTAA